Below is a genomic region from Brassica oleracea var. oleracea cultivar TO1000 chromosome C9, BOL, whole genome shotgun sequence.
TTCAAAAAATAAAAAATAATAAAAATTAATGACATTTTCGTAAATAATCTGAACTTGTGGGATGAATATGGCAGAGAAAATGTCCAAGAAAAATATTGGTTAGTTTTGGTTAGTTTTGTGGTTGACTTTGAGTTTTGAATCAATTTTGCAAAAAGTCATTTATATTTCATACTCAAATTTTACGTAAGTTTTTGACAAATTTCCCCCATTATAATTAGTCATGATTATTTAAATCTATCTCCACTTGTGACTAATCATTTTAAATTTATATTTACGATTAGTAATTATTTAAATAATTAAGTTTTATGAAAATTATATAGCAATAAATTTTTATTGTTACCAAATTTACTCATTTTACAAGATTTTTATTTAAATTTAGATCCATTTATCAAAACTACAAGAAAAATCAATTGTTAAATGAATGCATGTTTCAAATATTTGACCAAAATGAATAGTTTGAGAAGTATTTATACCATAATTACATCTATAATATTTTATTTATACACCCTAGATAGATTTTAACTTTCTTAAATATATTACTATGTTAATAAAAATTTACTTATTGTATATGTTGATATTTATCATTTATTTTTTGCTTAAGATATTTAATATTTTTTCTTAAATTTACATATGTGGGCAGCTAAATTATAATGTAGTAACATATGTCACATTGGTGTATGACTACATAAGCATATCAAAATATTGTTCTTTTAGTAATAATATATAAATAGATGTTATACGTAAGCCACGAATTAGTCGCAATCATATTTTTTTTTATCATTTCAATCTTTGAAAGCTTTCAAAAATGGTCAGTTAATTTGTCAGGAAGCCCGTATAAAAGCATTACATATAGTTTTATACATTCAGAAACATGTCGGTTATATAATGAATTCTTCACAATTTTAAACTAATTTACTTTTTTGTTTTGTAGGAAGAATGTCGTTTCGTGTTTGATTATGATGATGATGTAGCCAGGAGGAAAGCTCTAGATTATATAAATAATTCTAAAGGTACATTAACAAAATCTAATGGTTATGTTTGAGCCAAAATCATCAAACAATTTATCCTAATGAATTTTTCATTTTGTTAGGAGTTAAATCCGTAACATTAAAAGACAGCCTCCTTATCGTGAGGGGAGACGGACTAGATCAAGATAAAATGGAGAAGAAGTTGGATAAGATTTTTTCACCAAAAAAGGGATGCGTATGGTGTATGGCGTTTTAGTCCCAATGGATGATATGTTGTTTATTTATATTTTCATGTTCTATAAGAGTGTTTGGATTTATGCTTGAGTATTGATTAAAATCTACTCGTATAATACTACTAGATGTTTTACAGTATATGCGGCATAATTATCGACATAATTATCTTAGAAATCGATTAAAATTATCAATATAAATTATTTTTTCATGCATTCAAAAAATTCAGAATAAATTAAAAATTAAACTTTTTATACATGACAAAAATTATCAAAAAAAATGTAAACTTCTTTTTATTTCATGAAAAACTTGGAAATTCAGAATTCTATTTTATTTCTTTAACTCTATAATACATATAGAGATTTAAAATTTTAAAAATTCCAGAAATTAAATGTAATAAAACTATCTAATATATGAATACGGAAATGATCAATAAATTTTTAATTAATACCTATTTACATATTTGATTTCCTTTTTTGGAACATATTTTTGATTTATATTCTTGATCTAGTTATATATTTTTGATATATATATATAAGCATTCTACTTTTTTATAATTTAGTTTTATACTATTATTACAACTTTATAAAAACAAATTAGAAATAGAGGAAATCTAATGTGATGATGTTTATAAAAGAAAATTCATGTCTTCGTAGATTTCATGGTTTCTTGTAGTGGATTTTTTGTAAGGCTATGAATGGTAACACAACAAACTGCACCGCATCGTAGTTAATAGTAACAAAATTCTTTACATATACTTATGTATCTATACATTTGTCACTATTAGAACTATCATTCAGAATCTAAGAATACTTTTGATAAAAGATGTGTTTGAGACCGATTTTTTCTAAAAATGTATTTGATAGGTGACATCATCTTTAGAATGTTAGTTTGAGAATTAAAATCTGTATAAAATTTAATTTAATTTTTCGCTCTCCACATTTTCCACAATCTGGTAACATAAACCTTGAATTTGTATATGCTGGTTCCTGGTTTATTATCATTGATCTTAACGAAAGCAGCTGGTTTTATATGAAGATAGGCATATTTTCCATTAATAGAAACTCTTGTCTAATACCAAAGCAGCTGGCTCACAGTTGAAAATTAACGTATGTGTAGGTTTAATATTTGATTTTCCATTAATAAGAATATTAGTTAGAAGGATAAATACATACTTTACGACAATAGCACATGTAACTTAATCTATACTATTACATTATTAACAATAGTAAAATGTATAATAATATAACAGTATAACATATATAAGTTTCAAGCACGAGAATATAAAACTTAATAATACATTCATTAGTTTTTTAAGTTTGATTCATTAGTTTTAAAAATTTAAATATAGGGTAACAACGAATTTAATCACTCTAATTTTTAACTTGATAATTCGAATGCAAAAAATCAATTCGCAAATAATAGTATAGATTTGTTTTTTGTATAACATTCTACTTATTTGATTTTATATAAACAGAGAAAAAAAAATATATATATATATATATATATATATATATATATATATATATAGTGAACTGGATAGTTTTCAAAACTTTAGTAAGATTAATTTTCAGCCTATTGTAAGCCCACATGCTCTAAAATCCTGGTTGCAATTTCCACTTCCTCAAACATCTGACGTTTGCGCACCAAACTGACTGAGGCAGGATAGATAGTTGCAGTCACTAATCATATCGCATTGTTCAGACATAAATAGCCACTTCTTTCTCAATTTTTGTTCCTTCATGGTTTCTCTACTCAAACGTTTTGAGATGTAAGAACTAACATTCAGAAACACACCTCGGTTGGATCCAACGAACCTTATGGTCAGCAAGCATCCCATGGTCCTGAGATCAAATACATTTCACTATCAAACCAGAGAAACTAAACATGATTGATTGAGAAATTAGGGGTTTAGAGAAGAAAAATGTACCATGACAAGCTTGAGAGCTTGTAGTTTAGGAGAATGTTGGAGCAAACTCACAAGCATATTCGTCCAGCTATCTTCACATGAACATAGCTCCAACCACAAAAGCTGAAACAATACTGTATGAACAACTTCGAAGAAGCAGAGTCCATACTCAATCACCAGTTCGTCCTTTGAGAAAAACACTATCCCCTTAGAGCAACCTTAATGGTTGGGTTCTAAAAATGAGGTTTTTAAAACAAGACATTATTATTTTAATTTATTTTGTTTAAATGTTTAAAGTCAAATGTCTAAACCACTAATATATTGACATGTACTTGTAGGAGTTGCAGATAGTTTATTCCCGGTAGTTATTTAGGGACTGATTGCTGTGTTTTTTATTTTCTTTTCTTTTAATCTTTAAACTAGAATCTGAAGGGTGGGTATATTTTTTGTTTTATATTTTTTAAAAAAATTAATTTTATATTTGTGTTTTTCTTTGTAATCATTTTGTGTTTTTCTTTGTAATCATATTTGTGCAAACTATTTTTAAAAAATTATTAAGGGTATATTTTTTGTTTTATATTTTTTAAAAAAATTAATTTTATATTTGTGTTTTTCTTTGTAATCATTTTGTGTTTTTCTTTGTAATCATATTTGTGCAAACTATTTTTAAAAAATTATTAATAAGAGGTTTTGATAATTGTATTGAATTTGTGATGTTTCATAATTATACATACTTTTGTTATAGTCATTTCACACATTAAGTTTATACTTTATTCCTAAACAGTTATTAATTTTTATTTTTTAAAATAACAAAGTATAGTTATATTTTTGATCCGTGTTTTTAAAATGCGGATTTAATTCTGAACAGATCAAATTTATATTTTTGACTATTTATTTACATTTAAATGTTACAAAGAAAGCATTATAAATGTGCAGATTATAATATGTTTAACGTTTTAATACAAATAATTTTGAGGATAAAATATGTAATCAGGTTTAAATAAAATCATGATATTGTTGCATTTATTAGCATTTTGAACTATTAACGTAATTAAATATTCGTACTCGAAAAATCAATGTGGAATCTACCCGTAAGTCTGGGTCCCTAATCCGATTAAATTCGACATATATTCAAAAATATTGATTTATTGTATTTATCTAAATTTTGCTAAATTAAATTTATAATATATTTTAATATCTTTTGCGATATTTTCATATTTGATCTAAATCCACCATAAAAATGGTAAATCTAATGATCTCCATATAATCCAACTCAGATTTTGGATTAAATTATAAAATTTCTATTTAAAACCTCCATAAAAATCCGGTTAAAAACCCATAAAATTGGCATTGACCTGTAATGGCTGACCCGAAAAAACCTAGATAAATCTAATGATCTTTTATTTTTTTTTAATTTAAATTTAATTTCATGATAATTATTATTTAATTTATTTACAGGAAAAATCCTAATTTTGTAGATAGATTAGTCAAGTAATTTTTATTTCATGAAACTGAAATAAAAATCTAATTATATTTAGTAAATAGAAAATAATTTTTATATTAACTTTTTCAATGGTAAATAATATTATATTAATATATTTTATATTTTATTAAAATAGCAGGGTTAGTAAATATAAAGCATAAACTTAGATTTCAAATATTAGTAGTCATAATTGTAAGTATAAAGGTGGATATTAATTCATTGGATTAACTAATGTATAATGTATAAGTAATGTATTATTTGTTGATTAATAACATATATTGTCCGTAACAGTGTAGATGTTTTCCAAGAAAAATTGCTATTTATTTTACAGATTTTAATCGACATATATCAATAATTTATTTGTACACTCTCGTAAATGTTGTAGTTGTGGATCCTAGAATATAGGAATCAAAGAAAAACTGTTACCGTGTAAAATATTTGAGGTTTTTTAAGTAGGTCAAAACTGTTAAAAATGTGGTGACAAAATATATATTTAGATTCATAAAGTATATGGTTATTTTTATGAGAAAATAATTGTTGGACTAAACAAATATCAATAGGTCATGATTCTAATTTAATAGAATAGATATCAATAATTTATTTGTACACTCTCATAAATGTTGTAGTTGTGGATCCTAGAATATAAGAATCAAAAGAAAACTGTTACCGTGTAAAATATTTGAGGTTTTTTAAGTAGGTCAAAACTGTTAAATAGGTGGTTACAAAATATATATATTTAGATTCACTTAGAAAATATATGGTTATTTTTATGAAAAAATAATTGTTAGACTAAACAAATATCAATAGGTCTTGATTCTAATTTAACAGAATTGATACTTAGTAATATCTTTCCGTTGGACCTGCTCTTATGTTTTTAATTATTATTTTTTTAATGCAAAATAGTATATTGTCAGGTTTGTATTTGCTATTTTCAAAATCACGGCCTATTTAACTATACACAAGACTATAATCATAGCTACTTTATAACAGAGTTTATTGGAATTATTCACGGAACCTAAAACCGGTTAACTTTTTTCTATCACAAAATGATACATATTTCGTTGAATATTAATCATAAGAGCATAACTAATTAGCAATAAGATAAATAAATTTAAAATAGTGCTATCTCTTAACATTACCACTATTATAGCCTCGAAAATGGGCATAACATTTTATGGGAAATGCATATAGAAGGAAGGAGTGGCCTGGCTCAGGATAAGGGCTAACAATACATTTTTCTTCCAAATCTTATCTTCTACTCCTTTGTAATAATTAATCTAAGATTTGATTTGTTATGTCAAAGAAAAGAAGATTTGATTAGTTATTTTTCTCTGTATTCTTTTCCTTATGTAAAAACAAGCAAACAAAGTACACACAGGGAAACAGAAACTCAAATATAAATATCCAATTCTATCTTCTATGAGAACATATTGATTGTGATGGATAAGTTTGGTTGGTCCTTGTCGTCTTCTTCTCCGATCGGCAAGAACAGTGATGACGAAGGAGGAGAAAATGAAGCTGAATCTCCTTACAAGGGTCCTCTTGATATGATGAAATCTCTCGAAGAAGTTTTACCCATCAGGTTTGACTTTTTTTTTTTTGGTCGAGTTTGACATTCTTTTTTTTTTATTACTAAATATTTTGTCTGAATATTAAAATCGACTTGTGAATACAACAAAACAGGAGAGGTATATCCAAGTTCTACAAAGGGAAGTCCAAGTCATTCATGAGCTTAAACAATACTGAATCCTTGTCGATGAAAGATTTAGGGAGGCCTGATAACCTTTACAGTCGCCGCCGGAGAAATCTTCTCAATCACCGGCTTTGTAGTCGCGGTGGGATCTCGAAGAAACCACTCAAGGCCAACTTCACGGTGGTATCTTCCTGCGGCGATGATTCCTCTTCAGCCTCTAATTTAAAACATCAGCATTGAGTGATACCATTGATAGAGTATCTCTAACGGAAATGTTTTTTTTTTTAAGAATTAGAATTTTAAATAAAAATGACTGGATTAATAAGAAGATGACACATGCTGAGAGACTATCTCAGTTTTTTTCTTCGAGCAACGTTACTGCAGGTTCCAAAAGAGTTTTTAAAGGTTTGGGTCCCACAGAAGTTGCAAAACCGGTTGCAAATGGTGTGAATAAAGAAACGATCGTGGTGGGTTTTGTCAACTGTTCGCGGGTCCTACCGACACGTGGCGGTCCGCGATTGGTTCATTTTTTCAAATTTGTTTTTTTTTTTTTTAAATCAGCCAAAAAAAAAATTTAGAAACCCAAAAAAGGATTTCACCGATAATAATGCTCTTAAGTTTCTTCCCAAATAAACGGTTTTAAAGATTTGTAACTCTCTTTTGATCAAAAAAAAAAAAAAAAAAGATTTGTAACTCTCTTTTCTTAATTTTTTGATTATTTTAATTCTAAAACCTCACTGCCTATTGAAGAATGAAGAAGTGATGGGCTCTCGACAACAAGTGAAGCCCACTGCTTCACAGTCAAAGACTCTAACGGCTAAGTTAGCAAAACGTAAAGACAACGCTTCCTTGGCTTCAGAAAGACAGAGTACGAACTCTGTCATTAAGATGCAGAACAGATATGGTCTCCTTACTGATAACGAGTCTTGAGTAGAGCTTTACAGCTGAGCAGAATATGCTACATGATATTCCTTTAGGTCTAGACAAGTTCTCTTAGTATAAATAAGTTATCTTGTAAAACTCTAACCGGTGAGAAAAACATGAAGAGTTTAAATCTTTGAAACTTTCTCTTTGTTCATCTCTGTGACTTTCATGGTATCTGAGCACACGGCGATTCATGGCGACTCCAACTCCTTCAGATGTCTTTACTCCGGCGTTACTCTCTATCACTCAAGTCGTTACCTTGAAATTGAGTGACACCAACTACTTGTCATGGAAGCTCCAGTTCGAACAATTCCTCAACAGTCAGCTTCTCCTAGGCTACGTCAATGGCTCCACGCCTCGCCCACCACCCACGCTCATAGTTCGCAACGGAGATCAAGTCACAGAAGTCAACAATCCGGCATTTCTCAAATGGGTTCACACAGATCAACTCATCATGGCCTGGTTGATAGGATCCTTGACAGAAGAAGCTCTCAAAAGTGTTTATGGTCTTCATACCTCTCAAGAGATCTGGTTTGCGCTTGCTAAGAAGTACAACAGAGTCTCAGCTACAAGAAGACTAGACATCCAAAGACGTATTCATACTACTCTCAAGGGATCCAAACCTCTATCAGTATCTGTCTGAAATAAAGACTTTGTGTGACCAACCGGACTCCATTGGAGCTCCAATATCAGAACAAGAGAAGTTCTATGGGGTTCTAAATGGTCTAGGCCGAGAATATGAAGCCATTGTTACCGTGATTGAAGACTCTATGGACACACCTCCTGGACCATGCTTTGAAGATGTCATGTATAAGCTTATTGGATTCGAAGACAAACTCCAGAAATATGAAAGTCCTCCTGAAGTCACTCAACATCAAGCCTTCTACACAGACAGAGGAGGATATTCTAACCGTGGCAGAGGTCAGAATCGTGGAGGATACATAGGAAGAGGCTACTACACGACACAAGGGAGAGGATTTCCTCAGCAGTTTGGACAGCAAGCTGGACGACGTTCTTCTCAATCTGATCAAAGACCTACTTGCCAGATCTGTGGCAAGTACGGACATCCTGCTTACAAGTGTTACAGGTGTTTTGATCAGTCATTTCAAGTTGAGGAGATGAAACATGCTTTAGCTACCATGAAGTTCTCAGATGGTTCTGGAGGCTCAGGACCTGATTGGCATCCAGACACGGCAGCAACTCATCACATTACAAATGATCCACAACATTTGCTTTCAGCGGTCCCATATGAAGGACATGACTCTGTGATCGTTGGTAATGGTGACTTCCTGCCTATCACTCACATAGGATCCATACCTCTCCCAGCTCTCTCAGGTAACCTCAACTTGAACGAAGTGTTAATTTGTCCAAACATCACTAAATCTTTACTATCAGTGTCAAAGTTAACAAATGATTACCCTTGTGAATTCACTTTTGACTCTACACATGTGTATGTTAAGGACAAAACAACACAACATCTTCTCTGTCAGGGAAGAAAGGATAAAGGTCTTTACCGGTTGAACAGTCCTCAGTTTCTAGCCTTCTACTCTGTTCGACAGCAAGCTGCCTCTGATTAGGTCTGGCATAGAAGACTGGGGCATGCTCATCCTCAAGTTCTTCAACATATATCTTCAATAAAAGCTATCACCATCAATAAGAAGTCTCAGTCGGTGTGTGAAGCTTGTCAGTTAGGAAAGTCTTGTAAACTTCCTTTCTCAGAGTCTGTTTTTCAAGCCATTAGACCTTTAGAAAGAATACACTGTGATGTATGGGGACCTGCACCTAGTGTTTCAGTGCAGGGGTTCAAATATTATGTTGTATTCATTGATAACTACTCAAGGTTCTCTTGGATCTATCCTATTAAGTTAAAGTCTGAAGTCTTTTCAAAATTCAAAGTATTTCAGCAACTAGTTGAGACTAGTTTTAAACAGAAGATTGGCATCTTTCAGAGTGATGGAGGAGGAGAATTCATCAATAATCTGTTCATTTCTCATCTCACCAACTGTGGAATCAGACATTACATTTCATGTCCACATACTCCCGAGCAGAATGGCCTTGCAGAAAGAAAGCACAGGCACATTACAGAACTTGGTCTCTCCATGATGTTTCAGGCTCACTTGCCTACAACGATGTGGGTAGATGCGTTTCTTACAGCAAACTATGTGATCAATCTACTACCTACAACAGCAAACATAGATCAGATCAGCCCTTATGAAAGGCTCACCAACAACAAACCGATCTACACGTCACTAAGGGTGTTTGGAAGTGCTTGTTTCCCTTATCTGCGTCCTTACACTCAACATAAGTTTGATCCCAAGTCACTGCAGTGTGTCTTCTTGGGATACTCTGAGCAACACAAAGGTTACAGATGTCTATTCCCTCCCACAGGACGTGTATATCTCAGTAGACATGTTTTGTTTGATGAAGCAGTCTTCCCCTTCTCTGATAGATACAGAGAGCTAGTTCCTCCTCAGATCACACCTCTATCTCAAGCTTGGTGGAAAACCACAGAAAAAGAAGAGGAGGTTCAGACATCAACTCAGATAGTTCTAGAAGAAGAACAAGGAGTTGGAAAGCAATCTACACCTCACACTGCAACACCAAACGTCACTACCACAGTAGAATCAAGTAACTCTCATCACTCTGACAGTTCAACTTCAGAACACCTCACTGACTCAGAGACTAATGATGAGAGTGAAGAACAGTCAGCTCCCATTATTGCCCCACCTCAACAAACCAATGAAAACAATGTTCACTCCATGGTCACTAGATCAAGAGTGGGCATTGTTAAACCCAACCCAAGATACGTTATGCATACCGCCAAAGGCATTCCTACGGAACCAAAGACAACTGCAGCAGCTCTTAAACACCCAGGATGGACCGGAGCTATGGTAGAGGAAATAGATACTTGCAAGGAAACTAACACCTTCAGTTTAGTTCCTTTACCAACTGGTGTCAGACCTCTTGGAAGTAGATGGATTCACAGAGTCAAGTTAAACTCAGATGGTACTTTCAAATGTTTCCGATCAAGAGTGGTTGCTAAAGGTTATGAGCAAGAGGAAGGAATTGACTTCTTGGAAACTTATAGCCCTGTGGTTCGGACTGCAACAGTTAGAATGGTGCTCCACTTGGCAGTGAAAGAGAGATGGGACATCAAACAATTAGATGTTAAGAATGCTTTCTTACATGGGGATCTACATGAGTCTGTATACATGATACAGCCTCCAGGTTTTGAAGATAAAGATCACCCTGATTATGTTTGGAAACTACACAAAGCTATCTATGGACTCAAACAGGCTCCAAGAGCATGGTTTGGCAAGTTTAGCTCCTATCTCATAGAGTTCGGTTTCTTGTGCAGTACACATGATCCATCTCTGTTCCTATATCAAAAAGGGACAAACATCATGATGCTTCTCTTGTATGTCGATGATATGATTCTTACAGGAAACAACAAGAACCTTCTGTCTGATTTTCTACAATCATTGGTTGAAAAATTCAGAATGAAAGATATGGGACTGCTAAGTTACTTCCTAGGGATCCAAGCTACATACACTGAAGAAGGATTATTTCTGAATCAGGAGAAATATGCAACTGATCTGCTTCAAGCCGCTGGCATGCTAGACTGCTCTCCAATGCTGACTCCCTTGCCACTGCAGACTGGACAAGTACTGCATCAAGAGACTCTTTTCTCTGATCCAACTTATTTCCGTAGTCTAGCTGGCAAGTTACAATATCTCACGCTTACCAGACCTGACATTCAATATGCAGTTAACTTTGTGTGCCAGAAGATGCACATGCCAACTCTATCAGACTTTCAGCTCCTGAATAGGATACTGCGTTACCTGAAAGGAACGATCTCAATGGGACTTTCTCTCACAGCTGATACAGACTTGACACTGCGAGCATACTGTGACAGTGACTGGGCCGGCTGCAAGGATACACGCAGATCTACTGGAGGTTTCTGCACTTTCCTTGGAACCAACATCATTTCATGGTCAACAAAACGTCAAGACAGTGTTGCTCGATCATCCACTGAGGCTGAGTATAGGTGTCTATCGGATACAGCAGCAGAACTGTCCTGGATATCAGCCATGCTCTGAGACTTTGGGATACAAAACCCTGATCCAGCTGAAGTATATTGCGATAATCTCTCTGCAGTTCACTTGACGGCGAATCCGGTGCTGCATAAAAGAACCAAACACTTTGAAACACACTTTCACTATGCCAGAGAGAGGGTTGCTAAGGGCTTACTTGTCGTCAAACACATTCCAGCAAGTCAGCAACTAGCAGATGTCTTCACCAAGTCTTTACCTGTACGCGCCTTTACTGAGCTTCGATTCAAACTCGGAGTGGCAGAAACTCCCACCTCGAGTTTGCGAGGGGATGTAAACATAACAGGCCCATCAAGCATGAAGAATGAAGAAGTGATGGGCTCTCGACAACAAGTGAAGCCCACTGCTTCACAGTCAAAGACTCTAACGGCTAAGTCAGCAAAACGTAAAGACAACACTTCCTTGGCTTCAGAAAGACAGAGTACGAACTCTGTCATTAAGATGCAGAACAGATATGGTCTCCTTACTATGGTCTCCTTACTGATAACGAGTCTTGAGTAGAGCTTTACAGCTGAGCAGAATATGCTACATGATATTCCTTTAGGTCTAGACAAGTTCTCTTAGTATAAATAAGTTATCTTGTAAAACTCTAACCTGTGAGAAAAACATGAAGAGTATAAATCTTTGAAACTTTCTCTTTGTTCATCTCTGTGACTTTCACCTATGAGTCCTGCCCGTGTAATCAACTTAATGAAAAAGTTGAAACTGTCTTTCTCAGTCCGTGTGCTAACGGTTTCGATTTTTTGCAAGGCATGCCACACAATCTTCTTACTAGCTAGTATATAAGTCTGTCTCTGTACCCGCTCAATATCATCCTATTGTATTCCCTCATTCTCCATATAAGACATTAATAGCACAAACTTCTTTGTACCCCCTCAATCTCTACAAAAAGGCCTCTTGTTTTATTTTCCGAATTTTGTTTTATGATTCGATCGACCTTTATTACGGTTTTATTTCGGTTATTGGATGTTTATTGGAGACATTATTTAAGTCTTAATAAAGTGTTGGATTTGGATGACGAGAGTTAATTGAGAAATACGGTAGACACTAAACAAGATGAATGGGTATAACAATATCATTAAAGTAATATTCAAAAAAAAAAAACAATATCATGAAAGTATTAAGTATATATACATGAAAATTCTACCACACATGTAGGAAGAATCACACAACACTAATTCAAACTTCACCTTATTTTCTTTTTACATAACACTTGCACTGCAAATACATCTCTAATGATCTTAAGACCTTCAAGCCCTGGTTTGAGTTTCAGCTTCAAACTCTCTCATAAACTTAACAACTCTATCAATCTCCGGTACCACATTCTTCACTGTGTC
It encodes:
- the LOC106314413 gene encoding uncharacterized protein LOC106314413; the encoded protein is MDKFGWSLSSSSPIGKNSDDEGGENEAESPYKGPLDMMKSLEEVLPIRRGISKFYKGKSKSFMSLNNTESLSMKDLGRPDNLYSRRRRNLLNHRLCSRGGISKKPLKANFTVVSSCGDDSSSASNLKHQH